From the genome of Ictalurus furcatus strain D&B chromosome 4, Billie_1.0, whole genome shotgun sequence, one region includes:
- the LOC128606316 gene encoding E3 ubiquitin-protein ligase TRIM35-like: MASSTSFLEDYLQCPVCRDVFRDPVLLMCSHSFCRLCLEQFWQHRESPTCPLCRTSSSVNRPPCNLALKNLCEAFVQDSNQTASVGVEILCALHNKKLTHYCLEDKQPVCVECQTSKIHDKHCFKLLDEVAADLKLDLKRKLAPLKERLKLFRNAKHTCFQIEHYIKCQAHCTESLIRREFEKIHQFLWDEEASRVSALREEEKQRANAAVMKMSQISRDVVDLSDKITAIEEAIESNSISFLQNHEATVRKTECELKDPEISSASLIDVAKHLGNLKFRVWDRMLSIIKYTPVILDPNTAHPCLHLTDNLTRMELHNSSPEHPVNPLRFSDYSSVLGSEGFDSGKHYWDIEVGNSSAWAVGVISESAYKHREILSKQGLWHIGYYKGKYGQGLSDEMLTPINLKEKLQRIRVLLDWDEGCVSFFDPVNDTHVHTFVHTFTERVYPYFCNACPDNALRIVQLGLSITEE, encoded by the exons ATGGCCTCATCCACATCATTTTTGGAGGATTATCTTCAGTGTCCTGTGTGCCGTGATGTCTTCAGGGATCCCGTGCTCCTGATGTGTTCTCACAGCTTCTGTCGGCTCTGTCTGGAACAGTTCTGGCAACACAGAGAGTCTCCCACATGTCCTCTGTGCCGAACGAGCTCTTCAGTGAATCGTCCTCCGTGTAATCTCGCTCTGAAGAACCTGTGTGAGGCTTTTGTACAGGACAGCAACCAGACAGCTTCAGTTGGAGTGGAGATCCTCTGTGCACTGCATAACAAGAAGCTCACACACTACTGCCTGGAGGATaaacagcctgtgtgtgtggagtgtcaAACCTCAAAAATACACGATAAACACTGCTTTAAACTGCTCGATGAAGTGGCAGCGGACCTGAAG TTGGACTTGAAAAGAAAACTGGCACCACTGAAGGAGCGACTGAAACTCTTCAGAAATGCAAAACACACTTGTTTTCAAATTGAGCATTATATTAAG TGTCAGGCCCACTGCACCGAGTCTCTGATCAGGAGGGAGTTTGAGAAGATTCACCAGTTTCTTTGGGATGAAGAGGCCTCTAGAGTGTCTGCTCTGAGGGAAGAAGAGAAGCAGAGAGCTAACGCAGCCGTGATGAAGATGAGCCAAATTAGCAGAGACGTTGTAGACCTCTCTGACAAAATTACAGCTATTGAGGAAGCTATAGAATCCAACAGTATTTCATTTCTGCAG AACCATGAAGCTACTGTGAGAAA AACTGAGTGTGAGCTGAAGGATCCTGAGATCAGCTCTGCATCACTGATTGACGTGGCAAAGCATCTAGGCAACCTGAAGTTCAGAGTGTGGGACAGGATGCTGAGTATTATCAAATACA CTCCTGTTATCCTCGATCCCAACACCGCTCACCCCTGTCTGCACCTGACTGACAATTTGACCAGAATGGAGCTTCATAACAGCAGTCCAGAGCATCCAGTGAACCCGCTGAGATTCAGTGACTACTCAAGTGTCCTAGGCTCTGAGGGTTTTGATTCAGGTAAACACTACTGGGACATCGAGGTGGGAAACAGCTCAGCCTGGGCGGTCGGTGTAATCTCAGAGTCTGCGTACAAGCACAGAGAAATCCTCTCAAAGCAAGGTCTATGGCATATAGGATACTACAAGGGGAAATACGGGCAAGGCTTGTCTGATGAGATGCTTACTCCTATCAACCTGAAAGAGAAACTCCAGAGGATCCGAGTGCTGCTTGACTGGGACGAAGGCTGTGTCTCGTTCTTCGATCCGGTCAATGATACTCATGTGCATACCTTTGTACACACGTTCACTGAGCGAGTGTATCCATACTTCTGTAACGCCTGCCCTGATAATGCTCTGAGAATAGTCCAACTGGGACTCTCTATTACTGAGGAGTAG